The DNA region TCGCCGACGGCCATCAGCAGCGCGTCCGGGTCGTCGACGACGGTGGCGCCGCGGTCGGTCAGCCGGAGCCTGCGGTTGTCGCGTTCGACCAGGCCAAGGTCGGAGGCCAGTTCGCGGAGCAGCCGGACCGGGGGCCAGCGGGACTCGCCGCGGCCGGTTGACGGGTTCTCGCGGCACGCGGGCATGATCGCGGCCAGGTCGGCGACGAGGTCGGTGGGCAGGTAGCCGTGGTCGGTCAGCCGGACTCCGGGGCCGCGGCACGCGTCGAGCAGGCTCTCCAGCGCGGGCAGGTCGTGGCCCTCGGCATCGGGGGCGCGGCGGACGTCCGGGCGCAGCCGGACCAGCAGCTCGCGGCGGGTCTGGCTGCCCCGGCCGCGGGTCCACGAGTCGAGCCGCTCATCGAGGAGCTTGCCGAACCAGGTGTCCGTGCCGTCGGTCTCCGGGCTCATCAGCAGCCGCATGACCAGCTCGACCCGATCGGACTCGTCGTCGCCGTCGGACCGCAGGGTGCCCGCGTCGATGGCCTCCTCCAGCATCCGGCCCGCCGCCGCGCGCAGCGCCTGTTCGACGTCGCCCGCGCGGTCTGACCAGGTCAGCGTGGGCGTGTTGGGCGGATGGACGCCCGAGGCCCGCCACGCCTGCTCGACCAGGACCCGGTAGCGGGCGTCCTCGGCGTCGAGGATGGCGCGGGTGATCTCGCCGCGGCACAGGTCGGCGTAGCCGGTGTGGCCGAGCAGGTCGAGCAGTTCGGCGAAGGCCGCGCACGTGTCGTGGACGTCGGCGAAGGCGTCGGCGCCGTCGGGGCGGCGGGCGGCCAGCGGAAGCGTGCCCCACACCATCTGCTGGACCTCGTAGCGGGTGACCTTGGTCGGGTGCGCCGCGGTCGCGCGCATCACCTGCCAGAGGGCGTGCGCGTGTTTCGCGGCGGTGTCGTCCCGCCTGCGAATCACTTCCAGAGCCGAGTCCAGGTCGTGCACCAGCCCAGCTTTACACGCCGACCCCCAACCCCGCGAACGACTGTCCACAGGTCCGCCGGCATGCTCGGCGCGTGGCTGACCGCGAGGTATCCGAGTTGTTCGACCCGGCGCAGTGGCGCGAGATCGACGGGTTCGACTTCACCGACATCACCTACCACCGCGCCGTGGACACCGGAGCCGTCCGGATCGCGTTCGACCGGCCCGAGGTCCGAAACGCCTTCCGCCCGCACACGGTGGACGAGCTGTATCGCGCACTCGACCACGCGCGGATGAGCTCCGATGTGGGCTGCGTGCTGCTCACCGGCAACGGCCCGTCGGCCAAGGACGGCGGCTGGGCCTTCTGCAGCGGCGGTGACCAGCGCATTCGCGGCCGCACGGGCTACCAGTACGCCAGCGGCGAGACCGCCGAGACAGTCGACCCCGCCCGCGCGGGCCGCCTGCACATCCTGGAGTGCCAGCGGCTGATCCGGTTCATGCCCAAGGTCGTCATCGCCGTGGTCCCTGGCTGGGCGGCGGGCGGGGGGCACAGCCTGCACGTGACCTGCGACCTGACCCTGGCCAGCACCGAGCACGCCCGCTTCAAGCAGACCGACGCCGACGTCGGCAGCTTCGACGGCGGATTCGGCTCGGCCTACCTGGCCCGCCAGGTCGGCCAGAAGTTCGCCCGCGAGATCTTCTTCCTCGGCCGCACGTACACCGCCGAGGACATGGTCAAGATGGGCGCGGTCAACCAGGCGGTGCCACACGCGGAGCTGGAAGCGACCGCCCTGGAGTGGGCGCGGGAGATCAACGGCAAGTCGCCGACGGCGCAGCGGATGCTCAAGTACGCGTTCAACGCCATCGACGACGGGCTCGTTGGCCAGCAGATCTTCGCGGGCGAGACCACCCGGTTGGCCTACATGACCGACGAGGCCGTCGAGGGCCGCGACTCGTTCCTGGAGAAGCGCGACCCGGACTGGTCGCGCTTTCCTTATTACTACTAGGCGGGTCCTGTGGATCACGGCAGGTGGGATTCGTGATCCGCGTGGTTCCTGGGCGTGCCGCGGGGACGGTCGCGTACTGGTTGTCCGTGGCCGTTCCCGCGGTGCGTCCAGGGGCCGCGCGGGCGCGGATAGCGCCTGCCGTGATCCACAGGACGCGCCTAAGCGCGCGTTGCCAGGTACGCCTCGTGGTCGGCGCTCACACGCTCCCACAAGGCGGCCTTGCGGTCGGCGGAGACGTCGTGCAGCGGGAGCCGGAAGGTGTCGGCGAGCAGGTCGAAGTAGTCGGCCCTGGTGTCGAGCATGGTCTTGTCCCGGCCGGACTTGTCGGTGGTGGTGAGGACCCGTCCGCGCAGCTCGCTGAGGCTGTCGGCGTCGCGCCGGGCGGCCGTCACGACTCGGACGAAGCCGGACTCGGACGAGGTCGACAGCCGCTCGTGCTCGGCGGTGAAGTCCTCGACCGCCGCCTCCGCCGGGGCGAAGTCCATGCCGAGGAATGACCCCTGCGGGTCATGGTCGAACCGCCACCCGGTCTCCGACGGCCGCAGCGCGAAGTCGTACGGCGCGTGGGTGAAGGCGCTCTCGACCAGGGGCACGGGCTCGTACAGCCCGTCGCCGAGGCCGGTGTCGACCAGCCACACCGCGTCGTCCAGGCCGTGGACCTCCAGGACGAGGTGGTTGCCGGTGGCCCCGCGCGGGTGCTCGGCGGTGCCCTGGACGCCGCCGACCCGCCAGTGCACGTCGAACCCGAGCCAGTCGAGCAGCGCGCCGAGGGCGCCGTTGAGGTGGTAGCAGTAGCCGCCGCGCCCGCGCGCCAGGTAGCGCACGGAGTCGATCGGATCGATGGTGCGGGCCTCGCCGAGGGCGATCCACACCGTCTCATAAGGAACGCGCTCGACTTGCGCGCGGTGCAG from Alloactinosynnema sp. L-07 includes:
- a CDS encoding 1,4-dihydroxy-2-naphthoyl-CoA synthase yields the protein MADREVSELFDPAQWREIDGFDFTDITYHRAVDTGAVRIAFDRPEVRNAFRPHTVDELYRALDHARMSSDVGCVLLTGNGPSAKDGGWAFCSGGDQRIRGRTGYQYASGETAETVDPARAGRLHILECQRLIRFMPKVVIAVVPGWAAGGGHSLHVTCDLTLASTEHARFKQTDADVGSFDGGFGSAYLARQVGQKFAREIFFLGRTYTAEDMVKMGAVNQAVPHAELEATALEWAREINGKSPTAQRMLKYAFNAIDDGLVGQQIFAGETTRLAYMTDEAVEGRDSFLEKRDPDWSRFPYYY
- a CDS encoding arylamine N-acetyltransferase, producing the protein MAKPWVRQVNEPLRDAYLARLGWRSVPPPTLETLSALHRAQVERVPYETVWIALGEARTIDPIDSVRYLARGRGGYCYHLNGALGALLDWLGFDVHWRVGGVQGTAEHPRGATGNHLVLEVHGLDDAVWLVDTGLGDGLYEPVPLVESAFTHAPYDFALRPSETGWRFDHDPQGSFLGMDFAPAEAAVEDFTAEHERLSTSSESGFVRVVTAARRDADSLSELRGRVLTTTDKSGRDKTMLDTRADYFDLLADTFRLPLHDVSADRKAALWERVSADHEAYLATRA